The Deltaproteobacteria bacterium genome includes a region encoding these proteins:
- a CDS encoding PilZ domain-containing protein, giving the protein MGLLNHMKSAFAKLKDRDAATVKALSAIEREGRLHMRVPIPNALNGIVNLMDSGQSGRLNNLSYGGLATTIDDHTLSLATGKEYDLQLSLLESSIQLKARLIRATMLASTQTQLAFSLVHAEAASLIFLRDYIEPLREGRSMLLIPTEVRKDRYQGSEWHCFRGDRASDLILRLVPDGRALAELLLTFPWQEGYCQVIYQDGRLATGVISGPTSSTELGTALARSSVNPDPAITRAALCIMASVPGTYDTLLAPIFTHLHAASIK; this is encoded by the coding sequence ATGGGCTTACTAAATCACATGAAATCAGCTTTTGCGAAACTCAAAGACCGCGATGCAGCGACGGTCAAGGCCCTTTCCGCTATCGAGCGCGAGGGCCGCCTGCACATGCGCGTACCAATCCCTAACGCGCTAAACGGTATTGTCAATTTGATGGACTCCGGACAATCGGGCCGACTCAACAACCTCAGTTACGGTGGTCTGGCCACGACTATCGACGACCACACCTTAAGCCTAGCTACTGGCAAAGAATACGATCTGCAGCTCAGTCTTCTTGAGTCCAGCATCCAGCTCAAAGCACGACTCATACGAGCTACGATGCTTGCATCCACACAGACGCAACTGGCATTCTCCTTGGTTCACGCCGAAGCCGCTAGCCTTATATTTCTTCGTGATTATATTGAGCCCCTGCGCGAGGGCCGATCGATGCTCCTGATTCCTACGGAGGTCAGAAAAGATCGTTACCAAGGATCCGAGTGGCACTGTTTCCGAGGCGATCGCGCGAGCGACCTAATTTTGCGCCTGGTTCCAGATGGCAGAGCCTTGGCAGAGCTACTACTTACCTTCCCGTGGCAAGAGGGTTACTGCCAGGTAATTTACCAGGACGGCCGGCTAGCTACCGGCGTAATTAGCGGCCCCACTAGCTCAACTGAACTCGGCACAGCATTGGCCAGGTCGTCCGTAAACCCAGATCCAGCCATCACCCGCGCGGCCCTCTGTATCATGGCAAGTGTACCGGGTACCTATGACACCTTGCTTGCGCCGATCTTCACGCATCTGCACGCCGCTAGCATAAAGTAG